In the genome of Cupriavidus taiwanensis, one region contains:
- a CDS encoding Hsp20/alpha crystallin family protein — protein sequence MNDTTQVVERGQGAVTKGQEQKSAPTVTLLPAVDIVEDSNGVTLWADLPGVTKDKLEVNVHDGNLHIEAEAVVPTRKELRVQHAEIREPHFARAFALSPDLDTSRIEANLHDGVLRLTIPRREEARPRRIAVTVA from the coding sequence ATGAACGATACAACGCAAGTAGTTGAACGCGGCCAGGGAGCGGTGACAAAAGGTCAGGAGCAAAAGTCGGCGCCGACCGTGACGTTGCTGCCCGCGGTCGACATTGTCGAGGACAGCAACGGTGTCACCCTCTGGGCCGACCTTCCGGGCGTGACGAAGGACAAGCTCGAGGTCAATGTCCATGACGGCAACCTCCATATCGAGGCCGAGGCGGTGGTGCCGACGCGCAAGGAACTGCGTGTGCAACACGCGGAAATCCGGGAGCCTCACTTCGCTCGCGCATTTGCGTTAAGTCCCGATCTTGACACGTCAAGAATTGAGGCAAATCTGCACGACGGCGTGCTGAGATTGACGATTCCGCGGCGCGAGGAAGCACGCCCGCGCCGCATCGCAGTCACCGTGGCGTGA
- a CDS encoding Hsp20/alpha crystallin family protein yields the protein MSDLFFGTDLFNELDRMQRQMASLFGGFPSSIRSGRFGAFPPVNIGATDDSFEVVAFAPGIRQDKLEVSIDKGLLTISGEREPTHAVDDPEMRLYKQERFTGAFRRVVELPPGADPEKVQARYANGCLSVSVGKQEASKPRAITVQ from the coding sequence ATGAGTGATCTATTCTTCGGAACCGACCTGTTCAACGAACTCGACCGCATGCAAAGGCAGATGGCGAGCTTGTTCGGCGGATTCCCATCCAGCATTCGCTCCGGCCGTTTCGGAGCCTTTCCACCCGTCAATATCGGCGCCACGGACGACTCGTTCGAGGTGGTGGCGTTCGCACCCGGTATCAGGCAGGACAAGCTCGAGGTGTCGATCGACAAGGGCTTGCTGACCATCAGCGGAGAGCGCGAACCGACGCATGCCGTCGACGATCCGGAAATGCGGTTGTACAAGCAGGAGCGCTTCACCGGCGCCTTCCGGCGCGTGGTCGAGTTGCCCCCGGGCGCCGACCCCGAAAAAGTCCAGGCGCGCTATGCCAATGGCTGCCTGTCTGTCAGCGTTGGCAAGCAGGAAGCCTCGAAGCCACGGGCGATTACGGTCCAATGA
- a CDS encoding LysR family transcriptional regulator — protein MKTLDHDVLATVIAVAETGNMTRAAEAVNRSQSAVSMQIKALEEALGRPLFVRRPRSIVLTHEGEVLLGFARRMLALRDEAWAAVVRPEVTGKVAIGVPDDYASSLLPSVLKKFSTTYPKVEIQVVGLPSSALAPLVKDGTVDLVCGTRVKGLSGDFIRHEPMAWAAMSNGPQVWEDRPLPIAVFMPGSVARENAIRSLDRARIAHRTSYESPSLLGLLSMVEAGLAVAALARCAIPPQLTVLGQAQGLPDLPPLELILARSAKSKRPPCEFLAEQIMTDLRAAAGQA, from the coding sequence ATGAAGACGCTCGACCACGATGTGCTGGCCACGGTGATCGCCGTCGCCGAGACCGGCAATATGACGCGGGCCGCGGAGGCGGTGAACCGTTCGCAATCCGCGGTCAGCATGCAAATCAAGGCACTCGAGGAAGCACTGGGCCGCCCGCTGTTCGTGCGGCGGCCGCGCAGCATTGTGCTGACGCACGAGGGCGAGGTGCTGCTGGGCTTCGCCCGCCGCATGCTGGCGCTGCGTGACGAAGCCTGGGCGGCGGTGGTGCGGCCGGAGGTGACGGGCAAGGTGGCGATCGGCGTGCCCGACGATTACGCGTCGTCGCTGCTGCCATCGGTGCTGAAGAAATTCTCGACCACGTACCCGAAGGTGGAGATCCAGGTGGTGGGCCTGCCCAGCAGCGCGCTCGCGCCACTGGTCAAGGACGGCACCGTCGACCTGGTCTGCGGCACGCGCGTGAAGGGCTTGTCGGGCGACTTCATCCGCCATGAGCCGATGGCATGGGCCGCCATGTCCAACGGGCCGCAAGTGTGGGAGGACCGGCCACTGCCCATCGCCGTGTTCATGCCCGGCAGCGTGGCGCGCGAGAACGCAATACGCAGCCTCGATCGCGCGCGGATCGCGCATCGTACCTCGTACGAGAGCCCGAGCCTGCTGGGCCTGCTCAGCATGGTCGAGGCCGGCCTGGCCGTGGCCGCGCTGGCCCGCTGCGCGATCCCGCCGCAACTGACCGTGCTGGGCCAGGCCCAGGGCCTGCCTGACCTGCCGCCGCTCGAGCTGATCCTGGCCCGCAGCGCGAAGTCGAAGCGGCCGCCCTGCGAGTTCCTGGCCGAGCAGATCATGACGGACTTGCGGGCGGCGGCGGGGCAGGCCTAG
- a CDS encoding NAD(P)/FAD-dependent oxidoreductase, with translation MTPSANPQARPRLVVVGNGMAGMRTVEELLKLAPDLYDITVFGAEPHGNYNRILLSPVLAGEKTVADIMLNTREWYEENGIELLAGDPVVSVDRPRRVVRSASGREVRYDRLLLATGSRPFIIPVPGHQLEGVIAFRDIQDVETMLDASRNHRHAVVIGGGLLGLEAANGLLRQGMDVTVVHLADCLMERQLDKPAATLLKGALERKGLRFLLSAQTAEILGTGRVTGVRFKDGSEIPADLVVMTAGVRPNIELAAGAGLHCERAIVVDDTLQTYDPRIYAVGECVQHRQATFGLVAPIWDQARVCAAHLAGAGHRRYVQQATATKLKVTGVDLYSAGDFIGGEGSEDLVLRDARRGVYKRLVLQDGRLVGAVLYGDVQDGAWYFELIQQRTPVAALRQRLLFGKAQCEALAA, from the coding sequence ATGACGCCTTCCGCCAATCCCCAAGCCCGGCCGCGCCTGGTCGTCGTCGGCAACGGCATGGCCGGCATGCGCACGGTCGAGGAACTGCTCAAGCTCGCTCCGGACCTGTACGACATCACGGTGTTCGGTGCCGAGCCGCACGGCAACTACAACCGCATCCTGCTGTCGCCGGTGCTGGCGGGCGAGAAGACAGTGGCGGACATCATGCTCAACACGCGCGAGTGGTACGAAGAGAACGGCATCGAGCTGCTCGCCGGCGATCCGGTGGTATCGGTCGACCGGCCGCGCCGCGTGGTCCGTTCCGCCTCAGGACGCGAGGTGCGCTATGACCGCCTGCTGCTGGCCACCGGCTCCAGGCCGTTCATCATTCCGGTGCCGGGACACCAGCTCGAAGGCGTGATCGCATTCCGCGACATCCAGGACGTCGAGACCATGCTGGATGCCTCGCGCAACCACCGCCATGCGGTGGTGATCGGCGGCGGCCTGCTCGGGCTGGAGGCGGCCAACGGCCTGCTGCGCCAGGGCATGGACGTGACCGTGGTGCACCTGGCCGACTGCCTGATGGAGCGCCAGCTCGACAAGCCCGCCGCCACGCTGCTCAAGGGCGCGCTGGAACGCAAGGGCCTGCGCTTCCTGCTGAGCGCGCAGACCGCGGAAATTCTCGGCACCGGGCGCGTCACCGGCGTGCGCTTCAAGGACGGCAGCGAGATCCCCGCCGACCTGGTGGTAATGACCGCCGGCGTGCGCCCCAACATCGAACTGGCCGCAGGCGCCGGCCTGCATTGCGAGCGCGCCATCGTCGTCGACGACACGCTGCAGACCTACGATCCGCGCATCTATGCCGTCGGCGAGTGCGTGCAGCATCGCCAGGCCACCTTCGGGCTGGTGGCGCCGATCTGGGACCAGGCGCGCGTTTGCGCGGCCCATCTCGCCGGTGCCGGCCATCGCCGCTACGTGCAGCAGGCCACTGCGACCAAACTGAAAGTGACTGGCGTCGACCTGTACTCCGCTGGCGACTTCATCGGCGGCGAAGGCAGCGAAGACCTTGTGCTGCGCGACGCGCGCCGCGGCGTCTACAAGCGCCTGGTACTGCAGGACGGGCGCCTGGTCGGCGCCGTGCTGTACGGCGACGTGCAGGACGGCGCCTGGTATTTCGAGCTGATCCAGCAACGCACGCCGGTGGCCGCGCTGCGCCAGCGCCTGCTGTTCGGCAAGGCGCAGTGCGAAGCGCTCGCTGCCTAG
- a CDS encoding MFS transporter codes for MPSPFLLPVLALAVCMVGAAEFMLAPMLAPLASTFHTSPAHSSGLVSAYALSYAAAAPLMGWLSDRAGRRRVLLVATLLFAADSIALTLVPTLHAAMALRILGGLAAAATIPTVFALIADRIPPAKQAGAMGSVMLGMTAGIAAGPAVAGLLTEAWGWRTPFLLIAGSCLVAFGAGWCVIPHDRPSACTIKESSIKKAGAGIFCLLLAKGAWNGSAVAGYVFAGEVLRMRYGLEVGAVGVAVSVFGLGLGVGNMLAGHCSRRYQREENILVLATVVIACSMTLFLTAATGLPVALGCLLVWGAALGIAAPASTAILAQRAGANKGKVLAASESVNNVAVLMLLPVAASASATSLITPAAALLGGICLAGAIGSATVRRR; via the coding sequence ATGCCATCGCCGTTCCTTCTGCCCGTCCTGGCCCTTGCCGTCTGCATGGTCGGAGCCGCGGAGTTCATGCTCGCCCCGATGCTGGCCCCGCTCGCATCGACCTTCCACACATCCCCGGCGCATTCCTCGGGACTGGTCTCGGCCTATGCCCTGTCGTACGCCGCGGCGGCACCGTTGATGGGCTGGCTCTCGGATCGCGCCGGACGGCGCCGGGTGCTGCTCGTTGCCACGCTGCTGTTCGCCGCCGATAGCATTGCGCTGACGCTGGTGCCGACACTGCACGCCGCCATGGCCCTGCGGATACTTGGCGGCCTCGCCGCGGCCGCAACAATCCCCACCGTCTTCGCCCTGATCGCCGATCGGATACCACCAGCAAAGCAGGCAGGCGCCATGGGCAGCGTCATGCTCGGTATGACCGCGGGGATCGCGGCTGGGCCCGCCGTGGCCGGTTTGCTGACAGAAGCCTGGGGCTGGCGCACGCCGTTTCTGTTGATCGCCGGGAGCTGCCTTGTGGCCTTCGGCGCGGGCTGGTGTGTAATTCCGCACGATCGGCCAAGCGCCTGCACGATTAAGGAATCTTCCATCAAAAAGGCAGGCGCCGGTATCTTCTGCCTTCTGCTTGCAAAAGGCGCCTGGAATGGCAGCGCAGTGGCGGGCTATGTTTTTGCGGGAGAAGTGCTGCGAATGCGATATGGGCTCGAGGTAGGAGCCGTCGGCGTTGCCGTCTCCGTATTCGGTCTGGGTCTGGGAGTCGGCAATATGCTGGCGGGACATTGCAGCCGGCGTTACCAGCGCGAAGAAAACATCCTGGTTCTCGCTACCGTGGTGATCGCCTGCTCCATGACATTATTCCTGACGGCCGCGACCGGGCTGCCGGTGGCGCTGGGATGCCTGCTGGTCTGGGGAGCGGCGCTGGGTATCGCGGCACCTGCCAGCACCGCCATCCTTGCGCAGCGTGCGGGCGCAAACAAAGGAAAGGTGTTGGCGGCGTCGGAAAGCGTCAATAACGTGGCCGTACTGATGCTGTTGCCGGTCGCTGCAAGCGCGTCGGCGACGTCCCTGATCACGCCTGCCGCGGCTTTGCTGGGCGGGATCTGTCTGGCTGGGGCCATCGGGAGTGCCACGGTACGGCGTCGTTAG
- a CDS encoding tripartite tricarboxylate transporter substrate-binding protein, translating to MKDAKYRLAGPRWLAGMLVTASAMAGASGAAAADAYPAKPITLVVPYSAGGPTDVVARTLAQAMSQDLGQSIVVENRTGAGGTVAAAFVARAQADGYTLLIHHNGMATAPALYKKLSYAPLKDFEYVGQVADVPMTLMGRKDLPAKTVPELIQYVTQNKEKVSLANAGLGAVSQLCGLLFEQSVHVKLNAIPYQGAGPALTALLGGQVDLLCDQTTATLPHIQADRVRLFGVTTPARIKALPQAPTLQEGGLKGFDVKVWHGIYAPRGTPPAAVERLTKALQKGLKDPTVIKKLDGLGAEIVPVDKQTPEGLRTLLKAESDKWQPLLKSMKVEAD from the coding sequence ATGAAGGATGCGAAGTATCGGCTCGCCGGGCCGCGATGGCTGGCGGGCATGCTGGTAACGGCTTCTGCGATGGCAGGCGCCTCGGGCGCGGCAGCGGCCGATGCCTATCCGGCCAAGCCGATCACCCTGGTCGTGCCCTACTCCGCCGGCGGCCCGACCGATGTCGTCGCGCGCACGCTGGCCCAAGCGATGTCGCAAGACCTTGGCCAGAGCATCGTGGTGGAAAACCGCACCGGTGCCGGCGGCACCGTGGCGGCGGCCTTCGTCGCCCGCGCGCAGGCCGATGGCTATACGCTGCTGATCCACCACAACGGCATGGCGACCGCGCCGGCGCTGTACAAGAAGCTGTCGTATGCGCCGCTGAAGGATTTCGAGTATGTCGGCCAGGTGGCGGACGTGCCGATGACGCTGATGGGCCGCAAGGACCTGCCGGCGAAGACGGTGCCGGAACTGATCCAGTACGTGACGCAAAACAAGGAGAAGGTGTCGCTGGCCAATGCCGGCCTGGGTGCCGTGTCCCAGCTGTGCGGGCTGTTGTTCGAACAATCGGTGCACGTGAAGCTGAACGCCATCCCCTACCAGGGCGCGGGCCCCGCGCTGACCGCGCTGCTGGGCGGCCAGGTCGACCTGCTGTGCGACCAGACCACGGCCACCCTGCCGCATATCCAGGCCGATCGCGTGCGCCTGTTCGGCGTCACCACGCCGGCACGGATCAAGGCGCTGCCGCAGGCCCCGACGTTGCAGGAAGGCGGGCTGAAAGGCTTTGACGTCAAGGTATGGCACGGCATCTACGCGCCCAGGGGCACCCCGCCGGCTGCCGTCGAACGCCTCACCAAGGCATTGCAAAAAGGGCTGAAGGATCCGACCGTGATCAAGAAGCTGGACGGACTCGGCGCGGAAATTGTTCCGGTCGACAAGCAAACGCCGGAAGGCCTGCGGACGCTGCTGAAGGCGGAAAGCGACAAGTGGCAGCCGCTGCTGAAGTCGATGAAGGTAGAGGCCGACTAA
- a CDS encoding LysR family transcriptional regulator — MELRQLRYFAKVCELGSFGKAALELELATSALSQQISRLERELSTRLLQRQSTGVVPTDAGLAFLRQAQLTLRHADDAVRAAQQARLSGHVSIGLASTTAAVLGVPLLRAMAARYPDVRVHVVEALSGHLSEMLNARRLDLAIVFRTETARRWSVTPLLDEKLYVLGASGLPGLPKGQRARLAQLGELPLILPSATHGLRALLDAAFARVRVTPNVVAEIDGLSLLMDAVRAGFGATIQPGAATARLNDPTLVRSLVVDAQVGRHNLLASLSDDELSPAALAARVVLADTARSLVRDGAWFGATLHKA, encoded by the coding sequence ATGGAACTGCGTCAACTCCGCTATTTCGCCAAGGTCTGCGAACTTGGCAGCTTCGGCAAGGCAGCGCTCGAACTGGAGCTCGCCACCTCCGCGCTCAGCCAGCAGATCAGCCGGCTCGAGCGCGAATTGTCGACGCGCCTGCTGCAGCGCCAGTCCACCGGCGTGGTGCCGACCGATGCCGGGCTGGCCTTCCTGCGGCAGGCCCAGCTGACGCTGCGCCACGCCGATGATGCGGTTCGGGCCGCGCAGCAGGCGCGGCTGTCCGGCCATGTCAGCATCGGCCTGGCTTCGACTACCGCCGCGGTGCTGGGCGTGCCGCTGCTGCGTGCCATGGCTGCGCGCTATCCCGACGTGCGCGTCCACGTGGTCGAGGCTTTGTCCGGGCATCTGAGCGAGATGCTCAATGCGCGCCGGCTGGACCTGGCCATCGTATTCCGCACCGAGACCGCGCGCCGCTGGAGCGTGACGCCGCTGCTCGACGAGAAGCTTTATGTGCTGGGGGCTTCGGGCTTGCCAGGCCTGCCGAAGGGCCAGCGCGCCCGGCTCGCCCAGTTGGGCGAACTGCCGCTGATCCTGCCAAGCGCTACCCACGGCCTGCGCGCCCTGCTCGATGCTGCCTTTGCGCGCGTGCGCGTGACGCCAAACGTGGTGGCGGAGATCGACGGCCTGTCGCTGCTGATGGATGCGGTGCGCGCCGGCTTTGGCGCCACCATCCAGCCGGGCGCAGCGACCGCGCGCCTCAATGATCCGACGCTGGTCCGCTCGCTGGTGGTCGACGCCCAGGTCGGGCGGCACAATCTGCTGGCGAGCCTTTCCGATGACGAGCTGTCGCCTGCGGCGCTGGCGGCGCGGGTGGTGCTGGCCGATACCGCGCGCAGCCTAGTGCGCGACGGCGCGTGGTTCGGCGCCACGCTGCACAAGGCTTGA
- a CDS encoding DUF3422 family protein, giving the protein MDNPAASLLVDHPLRASLVAELHARPFLRLSGSVSLTHYAIYSDEDPAIHEYLVRALCEQTGMALPADGVTHYAVQSPFGWHLKWERHTEFSTFTFVSPRDDTDYFNDLAIDGVPADWLSLLAGKRFHAVRMELLSGQAAAAVSAKLREWLDGPVLVGSDVLGGGRVYCDWNVRADGYMRILAIDEDFREEQGGRLLQRLYEIETYRMMALLALPVARRLGRELDDIHASLQELMRAMDARRAGDDDAELLDRLTELAVRVESLSGHSGRFSASRAYERIVLARIHELREQRIEGMPTISEFMERRFGPAMETCRSVWSRHEQIAARVARAVDLLRTRVNLAQERDVTRLLAGLERTARNQLHLQHAVEGLSVAAISYYVLSIAAAGLKALHVIKLPVDPELAEGLLILPVVLMVFGVIKRSRTQKAHDGAVHAGQA; this is encoded by the coding sequence ATGGACAACCCAGCCGCTTCCCTCCTCGTCGACCACCCGCTGCGTGCCTCGCTGGTCGCCGAATTGCACGCCCGACCCTTTCTTCGGCTCAGCGGCAGCGTGTCACTGACCCACTACGCCATCTACTCGGACGAGGATCCCGCCATCCATGAATATCTGGTGCGCGCCTTGTGCGAACAGACCGGCATGGCGCTGCCTGCGGACGGGGTCACGCACTACGCCGTGCAATCCCCGTTCGGCTGGCATCTGAAATGGGAGCGCCACACCGAGTTCTCCACCTTCACCTTCGTCAGTCCGCGCGACGACACCGATTACTTCAACGACCTCGCCATCGATGGTGTTCCGGCAGACTGGCTGAGCCTGCTGGCCGGCAAGCGCTTTCATGCGGTGCGGATGGAATTGCTGTCGGGACAGGCGGCGGCCGCTGTCAGCGCGAAGCTGCGCGAATGGCTCGACGGGCCGGTTCTGGTCGGCAGCGATGTCCTGGGCGGCGGCAGGGTCTACTGCGACTGGAACGTGCGGGCCGATGGCTATATGCGCATCCTGGCGATCGACGAGGACTTCCGCGAGGAACAGGGCGGCAGGCTGCTGCAACGGCTTTACGAGATCGAGACCTATCGCATGATGGCGTTGCTGGCGTTGCCGGTCGCACGCCGCCTGGGGCGGGAGCTCGACGACATCCACGCATCGCTGCAGGAACTGATGCGCGCCATGGACGCGCGCCGCGCCGGCGACGACGATGCCGAACTGCTGGACCGGCTTACCGAACTGGCCGTGCGCGTGGAATCGCTGTCCGGGCACAGCGGGCGCTTCAGCGCATCGCGCGCCTATGAGCGCATCGTGCTGGCGCGCATCCATGAGTTGCGGGAACAGCGCATCGAAGGCATGCCTACCATCTCAGAATTCATGGAGCGGCGTTTCGGTCCCGCCATGGAGACCTGCCGCAGCGTCTGGTCGCGCCACGAACAGATCGCGGCACGGGTGGCGCGCGCGGTCGACCTGCTGCGCACCCGCGTCAACCTGGCGCAGGAGCGGGATGTCACCAGGCTGCTGGCCGGACTGGAACGCACCGCGCGCAACCAGTTGCATCTGCAGCATGCGGTCGAGGGGCTGTCGGTCGCCGCGATCTCGTATTACGTGTTGTCCATCGCGGCTGCCGGATTGAAGGCATTGCATGTCATCAAACTGCCGGTGGATCCCGAACTGGCAGAAGGCCTGTTGATCCTGCCGGTGGTGCTGATGGTGTTCGGCGTCATCAAGCGCAGCCGGACCCAGAAAGCCCACGATGGCGCTGTCCACGCCGGCCAGGCCTGA
- a CDS encoding nitrate reductase — translation MNLSDIPVVSATLTTTTATTCPYCGVGCGVRATVRAGGQVEIAGDAQHPSNQGRLCVKGSALGETVDLEGRLLHPKLRDAEGRLQQVSWDRALGTVAQGFTDIIRRHGPDSVALYVSGQLLTEDYYVANKLMKGFIGSANIDTNSRLCMSSAVAGHKRAFGEDLVPGNYEDLELADLVVLVGSNTAWCHPILFQRLSRAKEARPEMKIVAIDPRRTATCELADLHLALRPGTDVWLFNGLLSYLAREGHANAAFVGASTAGLDEALQAADAACADPAAVARACKLNLQDVLDFYALFAQTEKTVTAFSQGVNQSSAGTDKVNSIINCHLLTGRIGQPGMGPFSLTGQPNAMGGREVGGLANMLAAHMELANPLHREVVQGFWQSPAVADRPGLKAVELFEAIEAGRVKAVWVIATNPVVSLPDADQVRRALARCELVVSSDIIECTDTNAAAHVLLPALGWGEKDGTVTNSERRISRQRAFLPAPGEARADWDILCEVARRMGFSGFDYTGPHQIFDEHARLSAWRNDDAPRAFDIGGLAGLDRVRYDALEPVQWPVPAQGTQDAHRLFGDGRYAHADGRARFVATPPRAPAHAPDDDFPLILNTGRVRDQWHTMTRTGKSAKLADHLPEPFVDMHPQDALLCGVGEGKLARVSTRWGAMVARVRHGGGIPRGSVFVPIHWNGQFSSDARVGALVNPVVDPVSGEPEFKHTPVRVEPFGVHWHGFMLSRRALPAEALTYWTRVQGRQFQRYEFAGRDTVADRTAWARTLLGVTDPDADWLEYEDRAAGVYHAGHVVDDRLEACVYVSTRPELPSRAWLAGLFGRERLEDTDRIGLLLGQPMEKGADTGPTVCSCFGVGRNTICDAVRKHDLKTPAEITACVKAGGNCGSCVPELKKLLVEVRVAEAA, via the coding sequence GTGAACCTGTCCGACATCCCGGTTGTCTCTGCAACCCTGACCACTACCACCGCCACGACCTGCCCGTACTGCGGCGTCGGCTGCGGCGTGCGTGCCACGGTGCGCGCCGGCGGCCAGGTCGAGATCGCGGGCGACGCGCAACATCCGTCCAACCAGGGCCGGCTCTGCGTCAAGGGCTCGGCGCTGGGCGAAACGGTCGACCTGGAAGGCCGCCTGCTCCATCCCAAGCTGCGCGATGCCGAGGGCCGCTTGCAGCAGGTGTCATGGGACCGTGCACTCGGCACCGTGGCGCAGGGCTTCACCGACATCATCCGCCGCCATGGTCCGGATTCGGTCGCGCTCTACGTCTCGGGCCAGTTGCTGACCGAGGACTACTACGTCGCCAACAAGCTGATGAAGGGCTTCATCGGCAGCGCCAATATCGACACCAACTCGCGCCTGTGCATGTCGTCGGCCGTCGCCGGCCACAAGCGCGCCTTCGGCGAAGACCTGGTGCCGGGCAACTACGAAGACCTGGAACTGGCCGACCTGGTGGTGCTGGTGGGCTCCAACACCGCGTGGTGCCACCCGATCCTGTTCCAGCGCCTGTCCCGGGCCAAGGAAGCGCGCCCGGAGATGAAGATCGTGGCGATCGACCCGCGCCGCACTGCCACCTGCGAGCTGGCCGACCTGCACCTGGCGCTCCGCCCGGGCACCGACGTGTGGCTGTTCAACGGGCTGCTGAGCTACCTCGCGCGTGAAGGGCACGCCAACGCCGCCTTTGTCGGCGCCAGCACCGCGGGACTGGACGAAGCCCTGCAGGCCGCTGACGCCGCCTGCGCCGATCCTGCTGCGGTGGCCCGCGCCTGCAAGCTGAACCTGCAGGACGTGCTGGACTTCTACGCACTGTTCGCGCAGACCGAGAAGACCGTGACCGCCTTCTCGCAGGGCGTCAACCAGTCGTCGGCCGGCACCGACAAGGTCAACAGCATCATCAACTGCCACCTGCTCACCGGCCGTATCGGGCAGCCGGGCATGGGCCCGTTCTCGCTGACCGGCCAGCCCAACGCGATGGGCGGGCGCGAGGTCGGCGGCCTGGCCAACATGCTGGCCGCGCACATGGAACTGGCCAACCCGCTGCATCGCGAGGTGGTGCAAGGTTTCTGGCAATCGCCGGCGGTGGCCGATCGCCCCGGACTGAAGGCCGTGGAGCTGTTCGAGGCCATCGAAGCCGGCCGCGTCAAGGCGGTCTGGGTGATCGCCACCAACCCGGTGGTGAGCCTGCCCGACGCCGACCAAGTGCGCCGCGCGCTGGCCAGGTGCGAGCTGGTGGTCAGCAGCGACATCATCGAGTGCACCGACACCAACGCCGCCGCGCATGTGCTGCTGCCCGCGCTGGGCTGGGGCGAGAAGGACGGCACCGTGACCAACTCGGAGCGGCGCATTTCGCGCCAGCGCGCCTTCCTGCCGGCACCGGGCGAAGCGCGCGCGGACTGGGACATCCTGTGCGAGGTGGCACGCCGCATGGGCTTCAGCGGCTTCGACTATACCGGGCCGCACCAGATCTTCGACGAACACGCGCGCCTGAGCGCATGGCGCAATGATGACGCCCCACGCGCGTTCGATATCGGCGGGCTGGCCGGCCTGGACCGGGTGCGCTATGACGCGCTGGAACCGGTGCAGTGGCCCGTGCCCGCGCAAGGCACACAGGACGCCCACCGACTGTTCGGCGATGGCCGCTACGCCCATGCCGACGGCCGTGCCCGCTTTGTCGCCACGCCGCCGCGCGCGCCGGCCCACGCGCCCGACGACGACTTCCCGCTGATCCTGAACACCGGCCGCGTGCGCGACCAGTGGCACACCATGACGCGCACCGGCAAGTCGGCCAAGCTGGCCGACCATCTGCCCGAGCCCTTTGTCGACATGCACCCGCAGGACGCGCTGCTGTGCGGCGTGGGCGAAGGCAAGCTCGCGCGCGTCAGCACGCGCTGGGGCGCGATGGTCGCGCGCGTGCGGCATGGCGGCGGCATTCCGCGCGGCAGCGTATTCGTCCCGATCCACTGGAACGGACAATTCAGCTCCGACGCGCGCGTCGGCGCGCTGGTCAATCCGGTGGTCGATCCTGTTTCCGGCGAACCCGAGTTCAAGCACACGCCGGTGCGGGTCGAGCCGTTCGGCGTGCACTGGCATGGCTTCATGCTAAGCCGCCGCGCGCTGCCGGCCGAAGCGCTGACCTACTGGACGCGGGTGCAGGGCCGCCAGTTCCAGCGCTATGAATTTGCCGGCCGCGACACCGTCGCCGACCGCACCGCCTGGGCCCGCACGCTGCTTGGCGTAACCGACCCGGACGCCGACTGGCTGGAATACGAGGACCGCGCCGCGGGCGTGTACCACGCGGGCCATGTCGTCGACGACCGGCTCGAGGCCTGCGTCTATGTCTCGACACGTCCGGAGCTGCCATCGCGCGCCTGGCTCGCCGGCCTGTTCGGGCGCGAGCGGCTGGAAGACACCGACCGCATCGGGCTGCTGCTCGGACAGCCGATGGAGAAAGGCGCCGACACCGGCCCGACGGTGTGCTCGTGCTTCGGCGTCGGGCGCAACACCATCTGCGATGCCGTGCGCAAGCACGACCTGAAAACGCCCGCGGAGATCACGGCCTGCGTCAAGGCCGGTGGCAACTGCGGCTCGTGCGTGCCGGAGCTGAAAAAGCTGCTGGTGGAGGTGCGCGTGGCCGAAGCGGCCTGA
- a CDS encoding Hsp20/alpha crystallin family protein: MKTDLGKWNPFKFLRRPAAEKPSSDEPSNVPVPRHRASEWPDVARLFSGEPWRAMGEFLHEPFAGFSGLDRWFGDFSSSRFQPRIDVVDDGAALRITAELPGMEREDVQTTIEDGALVLRGEKRQDVCSEENGCYRLERAYGAFMRSIPLPDGLDLDHVDARFERGLLTVRLPKSGSPQAAVRRIDVK, from the coding sequence ATGAAGACGGATCTGGGCAAGTGGAATCCCTTCAAGTTCCTGCGGAGACCGGCGGCGGAGAAGCCATCCAGTGACGAGCCGTCGAACGTTCCTGTGCCCCGGCACAGGGCCTCCGAATGGCCGGACGTTGCGCGGCTGTTCTCCGGCGAACCATGGCGTGCGATGGGCGAGTTCCTGCATGAGCCGTTCGCCGGCTTCAGCGGTCTGGACCGGTGGTTCGGCGACTTCAGTTCTTCCCGCTTTCAGCCGAGGATCGACGTGGTCGACGATGGCGCGGCATTGCGGATCACGGCCGAGCTGCCGGGCATGGAGCGTGAGGACGTGCAGACCACCATCGAAGATGGGGCGCTGGTGCTGCGCGGAGAGAAGCGACAGGATGTTTGCAGCGAAGAAAACGGCTGTTACCGCCTGGAGCGCGCATATGGGGCATTCATGCGCAGCATCCCGTTACCGGATGGTCTCGACCTGGACCACGTCGATGCGCGCTTCGAACGCGGCCTCTTGACAGTGCGCTTGCCCAAGTCGGGCTCGCCGCAGGCTGCGGTCCGGCGAATCGACGTGAAGTGA